The following proteins come from a genomic window of Amaranthus tricolor cultivar Red isolate AtriRed21 chromosome 14, ASM2621246v1, whole genome shotgun sequence:
- the LOC130799642 gene encoding uncharacterized protein LOC130799642, translated as MNLIYPINSLYNPVINFSNSNAQPCSQLRSNSTLSRLKASASQPWEVGSSVSRSSENNLWLKLPQAVVKVSGTSLVLIALGVFSLSISNKGSTATALAAIDATQSRPRQAESIAEDDVQGRNAEDLDDEQLHEAFENWKSKTYALSLPLRVVALQGSLPPAWIKDFIQSQGRRSKLSVQFRGTLENIFSELSRSSNKIEASPKSAITADLVTIGDSWLDIVIGKSIIEPMQMAEDSDWFRGLPEKWKIYLRRNNKGQIDPKGRIWAVPYRWGSMVIAYKKSKFDKLGLAPIEDWKDLWRPELAGRISMVNSPREVIGAVLKYMGASYNTSDISKEIPGGISAVQHNLSQLAKQVLLFDSANYLKAFNVGDTWVAVGWSSDILPAAKRLSNVAVVAPKSGSGLWADLWAVPSTTGYPSNEKLGGRIRGPSPLIHQWLDFCLQPARELPFKQGVFPGALPSALENVPAEVELKGAPELVTNLISGVPPPEILCKCEFLEPLSETALSDYKCLISSIEKPSNGLREQFFTPAIHAIRMKISSLRKEK; from the exons ATGAACTTGATTTACCCCATCAATTCTCTTTATAACCCAGTTATCAATTTCTCAAATTCAAACGCTCAACCTTGCAGTCAGTTACGCAGTAATTCCACTTTATCTCGGCTAAAAGCTTCAGCAAGTCAGCCATGGGAAGTGGGTTCGTCAGTGTCACGCTCCTCTGAAAACAATCTATGGCTGAAATTGCCTCAAGCAGTTGTCAAGGTTTCTGGGACTTCGTTGGTACTGATTGCGCTTGGGGTCTTTAGCCTCTCAATTTCTAACAAGGGTTCTACCGCTACTGCCCTTGCTGCCATTGATGCTACTCAAAGTCGGCCGAGGCAGGCGGAAAGCATTGCTGAAG ATGATGTTCAAGGAAGAAATGCGGAGGATTTGGACGATGAGCAGTTGCATGAAGCATTTGAGAATTGGAAATCCAAAACATATGCTTTGAGTCTCCCATTAAGAGTTGTTGCTTTACAAGGATCTTTACCACCTGCCTGGATCAAG GATTTTATTCAGTCTCAAGGAAGGAGATCAAAGCTAAGTGTGCAGTTCCGTGGTActttagaaaatatattttctgaACTTTCAAGGTCCTCTAACAAAATTGAAGCCTCTCCAAAATCTGCTATCACCGCTGATCTCGTTACTATTGGTGACTCTTGGCTTGATATCGTGATTGGCAAGTCTATAATAGAGCCAATGCAAATGGCAGAAGACAGTGATTGGTTTAGGGGTCTGCCTGAAAAATGGAAG ATTTATTTGCGTAGGAATAACAAAGGGCAGATCGATCCCAAGGGTAGAATTTGGGCTGTTCCATATAGATGGGGAAGCATGGTGATAGCATACAAGAAGAGCAAATTTGACAAGCTTGGACTTGCTCCCATAGAG GACTGGAAAGATTTATGGCGTCCTGAACTTGCAGGAAGGATTTCTATGGTAAATTCACCTAGAGAGGTTATTGGGGCTGTGTTGAAGTATATGGGAGCGTCATATAATACTAGTGACATCAGCAAAGAGATTCCTGGTGGAATTAGTGCTGTACAGCATAATCTTTCTCAACTTGCAAAACAG GTATTGCTATTTGACAGTGCGAACTATCTGAAGGCTTTCAATGTCGGTGATACCTGGGTGGCTGTTGGATGGAGCAGTGACATCCTTCCTGCTGCCAAGCGATTGTCAAATGTTGCTGTTGTTGCTCCAAAATCAGGATCCGGTTTATGGGCAGATCTGTGG GCTGTCCCGTCTACAACTGGATACCCATCAAATGAAAAACTTGGAGGGCGAATCAGAGGGCCATCGCCATTGATTCATCAGTGGTTAGACTTCTGTCTACAACCTGCTCGAGAACTTCCTTTTAAGCAAGGGGTGTTTCCTGGTGCGTTGCCGTCTGCCTTAGAAAATGTGCCTGCTGAAGTCGAACTCAAGGGTGCACCAGAGCTTGTCACAAACCTCATTTCTGGAGTTCCACCCCCTGAAATCTTATGTAAATGTGAATTTTTGGAACCACTGTCTGAGACTGCATTATCGGATTATAAATGTTTGATTTCTTCAATCGAAAAACCCAGTAATGGATTGAGAGAACAATTTTTCACACCTGCAATTCATGCAATAAGGATGAAGATTTCGTCATTGAGAAAAGAGAAGTGA
- the LOC130799748 gene encoding phytochrome-interacting ankyrin-repeat protein 2-like: MLLTPQEDDLGVSRRRLSRRRLLRSGFDTDDRGWTPLHIGARKGDVKEVKRLLNDGMDANVAAWGTKLQGVTPLHLAAEGGHLKVMDILLERGANIDARTKGPFRWTPLHLAAKERNRKAVRFLVENGPFLPPDINDSRFNPPVHYCSGLEWAYDELKRLQDSSSSSSETSPYSSEN; encoded by the exons ATGCTGCTTACACCTCAAGAAGACGATTTGGGGGTTTCTAGGCGAAGATTGTCGAGGAGACGATTACTTCGGTCTGGGTTTGACACGGATGATAGGGGCTGGACTCCGCTCCACATCGGTGCTCGTAAGGGCGATGTTAAGGAG GTCAAACGATTGCTCAATGATGGGATGGATGCAAATGTGGCTGCTTGGGGTACCAAGTTACAGGGCGTCACTCCTCTACACCTTGCTGCTGAAGGAGGCCATCTCAAAGTGATGGATATACTGCTTGAACGGGGTGCCAATATTGATGCTAGAACCAAGGGTCCATTTCGCT GGACTCCCCTTCATTTGGCTGCAAAAGAAAGGAATAGGAAAGCAGTTAGGTTTCTGGTTGAAAATGGTCCTTTTCTGCCCCCTGATATCAATGACAGCAGATTCAACCCACCAGTTCATTATTGCTCTGGCCTCGAATGGGCCTATGATGAGCTCAAGCGTTTACAGGACAGTTCATCATCATCCAGTGAGACGTCACCTTATAGCTCTGAAAATTAA
- the LOC130799263 gene encoding protein MAINTENANCE OF MERISTEMS-like, with protein sequence MQQYIDSALTSAFVERWQPDTNTFHKPWGEMTIMLHDVQHILGIGVEGSLPAEPADGEWKLAIAGLFGEPMSELRRKGIFISGCINVVEVMHLCHRSQAMETQSTAYYMAIVGSTLLEDKTSCGMRPHPILTVNADQDEIAWGAVTLAYLYRQMEMASRAGCKTIAGCLTLLQTWIYETSRRSKKLDILRSNVNT encoded by the coding sequence ATGCAACAGTACATTGACAGTGCTTTGACATCAGctttcgtggagaggtggcagccggatacgaacacctttcaCAAGCCCtggggggagatgacgattatgttgcacgacgtgcaacacATATTGGGCATTGGTGTTGAAGGTTCACTACCGGCTGAACCTGCTGACGGGGAGTGGAAGCTCGCTATTGCTGGTTTATTTGGGGAGCCCATGTCGGAGCTACGACGGAAAGGGATATTCATCAGCGGTTGCATCAACGTTGTTGAAGTTATGCACTTGTGCCATCGGTCTCAGGCTATGGAGACGCAGTCGACAGCCtattacatggctattgtcggctCTACACTACTGGAGGATAAGACCAGTTGCGGCATGCGACCGCACCCGATACTAACCGTCAATGCCGATCAAGATGAGATCGCATGGGGTGCTGTGACGCTAGCGTACTTATATCGACAAATGGAAATGGCGTcaagggctggttgcaagaccattgctggttGTTTGACATTGctgcagacatggatttacga
- the LOC130799914 gene encoding F-box/kelch-repeat protein SKIP25-like translates to MSRKSLKLSYHGSPHHYQQQQNQQDDKQQQLIPGLPDHISHLILSKISPTILYSVSHPWRNFIYSPIYPPFYSIYTILTPDNLTHSSSSKPQQILTPICLSSFDPISSQWESLPPPPPPLSLLLRHPPFISRDLPVQSVAVGDKLAVVAGTTQHLAPALPKPLVFDPSTRVWTYGPSISVPRRWCATGSLNGSLYIASGFGSHFSTDTARSVEKWNPSANNRVQQWEKLGPLWDGRFSREATDAIGWKGRLCMVNVKGDATKQGAVYDSKNNTWQEMEEGMVAGWRGPAASMAEEVIYMVDESKGVLKIYNEEKDEWVNIMESEKLRGAQQMTAHGGKLCVLCNGGNVIIVVDVTAPPPRMWVVEPPQGFNVVAVHILPRTSRGPLGLNIV, encoded by the coding sequence ATGTCCAGAAAAAGCTTAAAGCTCTCCTACCATGGAAGCCCCCACcattatcaacaacaacaaaaccaacaagatgataaacaacaacaattaaTACCAGGTCTCCCAGATCATATTTCTCATTTAATCCTCTCCAAAATCTCTCCTACAATCCTTTACTCTGTTTCTCATCCATGGCGGAATTTCATCTACTCCCCAATTTATCCTCCATTTTACTCCATTTACACTATCCTTACTCCCGATAATTTAACCCACTCATCTTCTTCAAAGCCTCAACAAATTCTTACCCCAATTTGTTTGTCCTCTTTTGACCCAATTTCTTCTCAATGGGAATCGCTCCCTCCTCCTCCGCCACCCCTCTCACTCTTACTCCGCCATCCGCCATTTATTTCGAGAGACCTTCCTGTTCAGTCTGTAGCAGTGGGTGATAAACTAGCAGTAGTTGCGGGTACGACGCAGCATCTAGCACCCGCTTTACCGAAACCCTTGGTATTCGACCCATCTACACGGGTCTGGACTTATGGCCCATCCATCTCAGTTCCCAGAAGATGGTGTGCAACCGGATCACTTAACGGATCCTTATACATAGCAAGTGGATTCGGGTCTCATTTCTCGACGGACACAGCAAGATCCGTTGAAAAATGGAACCCATCAGCGAATAATCGGGTTCAACAGTGGGAAAAACTGGGCCCGTTATGGGACGGTCGATTCTCACGTGAAGCTACGGATGCAATAGGATGGAAGGGCCGCCTATGCATGGTGAACGTCAAAGGAGACGCCACCAAACAAGGCGCTGTTTATGACTCTAAGAACAATACATGGCAAGAAATGGAAGAAGGGATGGTGGCTGGATGGCGTGGCCCGGCGGCGTCAATGGCGGAAGAGGTGATTTACATGGTGGATGAATCTAAAGGAGTgttgaaaatatataatgaggaGAAAGATGAATGGGTTAATATAATGGAGAGTGAGAAACTACGTGGAGCCCAACAAATGACGGCTCATGGCGGTAAGCTTTGTGTTTTATGTAATGGCGGAAATGTTATAATTGTGGTGGATGTGACGGCGCCGCCGCCGAGAATGTGGGTAGTTGAACCACCACAAGGATTTAATGTGGTTGCGGTTCATATTTTGCCTAGGACGAGTAGGGGTCCACTCGGTTTGAACATTGTTTAA